One Hordeum vulgare subsp. vulgare chromosome 4H, MorexV3_pseudomolecules_assembly, whole genome shotgun sequence DNA window includes the following coding sequences:
- the LOC123446499 gene encoding RING-H2 finger protein ATL39-like, with protein sequence MARRWLTSDASAAPPAQHSGWDVNRSAVKVAIVGNVVVVLLFFVAIVWRLFFSRRAQEGAAAPGGGRAVIAPSSGESSPCASPGAKGLRKEDLMSLPVYVHPASAEDRGGGKVECAVCICELRDGDTGRRLPRCGHRFHAECVDRWFRSHATCPLCRAVVADGG encoded by the coding sequence ATGGCCAGGCGATGGCTCACGTCGGACGCGAGCGCGGCCCCTCCGGCGCAGCATTCGGGGTGGGACGTGAACCGCTCGGCCGTGAAGGTCGCCATCGTCGGCAACGTGGTCGTGGTGCTGCTCTTCTTCGTTGCCATCGTCTGGCGCCTCTTCTTTTCGCGGAGAGCTCAAGAAGGCGCCGCGGCTCCCGGCGGCGGTAGGGCGGTCATTGCGCCCTCCTCCGGGGAGAGTTCGCCGTGTGCGTCGCCTGGGGCTAAAGGGCTCAGGAAGGAGGACCTCATGTCGCTGCCGGTGTACGTCCACCCCGCGTCGGCGGAGGACCGCGGCGGCGGCAAGGTGGAGTGCGCGGTGTGCATCTGCGAGCTCAGAGACGGCGACACCGGCCGGCGCCTGCCGAGGTGCGGGCACCGATTCCACGCCGAATGTGTCGACAGGTGGTTCCGGTCGCACGCTACATGTCCACTCTGCCGCGCTGTTGTGGCGGACGGCGGCTGA